From a single Drosophila sulfurigaster albostrigata strain 15112-1811.04 chromosome 3, ASM2355843v2, whole genome shotgun sequence genomic region:
- the LOC133842163 gene encoding ornithine decarboxylase 1-like, producing the protein MSSSSTEINYYEQVLNIRQVVDEAHLEDCDEALNICDLSSVERKFQLWQQHLPRIKPYYAVKCNDNPIIVQTLAALGAGFDCASKNELKLVLNCNVEPERIIFANPCRPVSHLDYAREQHVLKGTVDNEFEVYKLHKHYPNSNLIVRFKCEAKAAQCPLGDKFGCDADIDASALMLLAKALDLSVTGTSFHVGSGCSEFEAYERAIKKAKNIFKFGELLGYDLKLLDIGGGFPGSDDEQFGNIAGIVNKAVEKHFPDERIEIIAEPGRFFVAAAYTLVCKIHAKREVRNAAGKLDTVMYYLNDGVYGSFNCILYDHQVVTAEHYLDDAENLPTFKSLIWGPSCDALDKISEDLRLPNLNRGDLIGFPNMGAYTVPIASAFNGFPLPKTLYFKAI; encoded by the exons atgtcgtcgtcgtcaactGAAATCAATTACTATGAGCAAGTGCTCAACATACGACAGGTCGTCGACGAGGCACATTTAGAGGATTGCGATGAGGCGCTCAATATATGCGATCTGTCGAGCGTGGAGCGCAAATTccagctgtggcagcagcacTTGCCCCGCATCAAGCCTTATTATGCGGTCAAGTGTAACGATAACCCAATCATCGTACAAACTCTGGCCGCACTGGGAGCTGGCTTTGATTGCGCCTCCAAAAATGAGCTTAAGCTG GTGCTGAACTGTAATGTCGAACCAGAGCGCATCATATTTGCTAACCCTTGTCGCCCGGTCAGCCATCTGGATTATGCTCGAGAACAGCACGTGCTCAAGGGCACGGTTGATAACGAATTTGAGGTTTACAAGCTGCACAAGCACTATCCCAATTCAAA CCTGATTGTACGTTTCAAGTGCGAGGCAAAGGCCGCTCAGTGCCCGCTGGGCGATAAATTCGGTTGCGATGCGGACATTGATGCCTCAGCATTAATGCTGCTCGCCAAGGCGCTGGACTTGTCT GTGACTGGCACCAGCTTCCATGTGGGCTCCGGCTGCAGTGAATTCGAGGCCTATGAGCGTGCTATCAAGAAGGCGAAGAACATTTTTAAGTTTGGTGAGCTGCTGGGTTACGATCTAAAGCTACTTGATATTGGTGGGGGATTCCCAGGAAGCGATGACGAACAGTTTGGCAAT ATTGCTGGCATTGTGAACAAGGCAGTCGAGAAACACTTTCCTGATGAACGCATCGAGATTATTGCAGAACCCGGACGTTTCTTTGTGGCAGCTGCTTATACTCTCGTCTGCAAGATTCATGCCAAGCGGGAGGTGCGCAATGCGGCAGGAAAACTGGACACGGTTATGTACTATCTGAACGATGGCGTCTATGGCTCCTTTAATTGTATTCTCTATGATCATCAGGTGGTCACGGCAGAGCATTATTTG gaTGATGCCGAGAATTTGCCTACGTTCAAGAGCCTAATTTGGGGTCCTAGCTGTGATGCGTTGGATAAg ATTTCTGAAGATCTGCGTTTGCCCAACCTAAATCGGGGTGATCTAATAGGCTTTCCAAATATGGGCGCTTACACAGTGCCCATTGCCAGTGCCTTCAATGGTTTCCCATTGCCCAAGACGCTATACTTTAAAGCCATCTGA